In Candidatus Fermentibacter sp., one genomic interval encodes:
- a CDS encoding ATP-dependent DNA helicase RecG has protein sequence MGMLADEVVSLPGVGPSRAAVLGRLGVRTVGDLLLHLPRTFLDRRSVRAIGSLEPGIPATVSGDVVHVAERRARGGRILLHALLSDGTGQIDLVFFNAGFLRARLSRGARLIATGRVDFFRGLSMTHPDLLFPDGPTGSALESGGMLPVYPLTAGLSQGVMRGLVRRALDAAGGDLPMVLPGDQAASAGFGSRSDAFTAAHGPGSPEEAEKARRFLALEELYLHQCFLRRVRAGASAIPGIALESGPAVLAGFVSRLPFIPTGAQSSALSALSSDLGRASAMRRLLQGDVGSGKTAVAAFACRAAAGSGMQAALLAPTEVLATQHERTLSRLLGPMGVDVRLITAGTSRQERADILLDASSGAPMLLIGTHAILEKPVSLPRLAVLVVDEQHKFGVEQREAMLGSLVPRPHLLIMSATPIPRTLAMAFYGDLDVSVIDEMPPGRGVVHTRVLGEEGRREAMDKLLERLAAGERAYIVYPLREATEGQDLLDATTAYERLKAGPAGAWGVGLLHGTMPASEKNDRAGDFAAGRTAVLVSTTVVEVGLDVPEATVMIVSGAGRFGLSQLHQLRGRIGRGGRDSWCFLIAGRDTGEKAMERLRAMEASNDGFELARRDLELRGPGDLFGTRQSGLPEFRVADLMTDSDLLERASALASAHPPGEGALSEMNWRFGAEQGHHA, from the coding sequence ATGGGCATGCTAGCGGATGAGGTGGTCAGCCTGCCGGGGGTCGGGCCTTCGAGGGCCGCCGTGCTCGGCAGGCTGGGTGTGCGCACCGTGGGAGACCTGCTCCTGCACCTGCCCAGGACCTTTCTCGACAGGCGCTCCGTCAGGGCGATCGGATCCCTCGAGCCCGGAATCCCGGCCACGGTCTCGGGCGATGTGGTGCATGTCGCAGAGAGGAGGGCCCGGGGGGGCAGGATCCTTCTTCACGCCCTCCTCAGCGACGGTACTGGGCAGATCGACCTCGTCTTCTTCAACGCCGGGTTCCTGAGAGCCAGGCTCTCGAGGGGCGCCAGGCTGATCGCCACCGGCAGGGTCGACTTCTTCAGGGGCCTCTCCATGACGCATCCCGATCTGCTCTTCCCGGACGGCCCCACGGGTTCCGCCCTCGAGTCGGGAGGGATGCTGCCGGTCTACCCTCTCACGGCGGGACTCTCGCAGGGCGTCATGCGCGGGCTGGTCAGGCGGGCCCTGGATGCCGCAGGCGGCGACCTCCCCATGGTGCTCCCCGGCGATCAGGCCGCTTCGGCCGGGTTCGGGTCGCGGTCGGATGCCTTCACCGCCGCCCACGGGCCCGGGAGTCCGGAAGAGGCCGAGAAGGCGCGGAGGTTCCTCGCCCTGGAGGAGCTCTATCTGCATCAGTGCTTCCTGCGGCGGGTCCGGGCCGGAGCCTCGGCCATCCCCGGCATTGCGCTGGAGTCCGGACCCGCGGTCCTCGCCGGGTTCGTATCCAGGCTGCCGTTCATCCCCACGGGCGCCCAGTCCTCCGCCCTCTCCGCACTGTCGTCGGATCTGGGCCGGGCATCGGCCATGCGGCGGCTCCTCCAGGGCGACGTGGGCTCCGGCAAGACCGCGGTCGCCGCCTTCGCGTGCCGTGCCGCGGCCGGGAGCGGGATGCAGGCCGCCCTGCTCGCTCCCACGGAAGTCCTGGCTACACAGCACGAGAGGACCCTGTCGAGGCTCCTGGGTCCGATGGGAGTGGACGTGCGGCTCATCACGGCGGGCACCTCCAGGCAGGAGAGGGCCGACATCCTGCTCGACGCCTCCTCGGGGGCGCCGATGCTCCTGATCGGAACCCACGCCATCCTCGAAAAGCCCGTTTCGCTGCCGCGCCTCGCCGTGCTTGTGGTGGACGAGCAGCACAAGTTCGGGGTGGAACAGAGGGAGGCGATGCTGGGGAGCCTCGTCCCCAGGCCTCACCTGCTCATCATGTCGGCGACCCCCATACCCAGGACTCTCGCCATGGCCTTCTACGGCGACCTCGACGTTTCCGTCATCGACGAGATGCCACCCGGGAGGGGCGTTGTGCACACGCGCGTCCTCGGGGAGGAGGGGCGCAGGGAGGCGATGGACAAGCTCCTGGAGAGGCTGGCCGCGGGGGAGAGGGCGTACATCGTGTATCCCCTGCGGGAGGCCACGGAGGGGCAGGACCTCCTCGATGCCACCACCGCATACGAACGTCTTAAGGCCGGGCCGGCAGGCGCATGGGGAGTGGGGCTCCTCCACGGGACCATGCCGGCCTCCGAGAAGAATGACCGCGCAGGGGACTTCGCAGCGGGCAGGACGGCCGTGCTCGTGAGCACGACAGTTGTCGAGGTCGGTCTGGACGTGCCGGAGGCCACCGTGATGATAGTCTCGGGTGCGGGCAGGTTCGGCCTGAGCCAGCTCCACCAGCTCAGGGGGAGGATCGGGCGCGGCGGCAGGGACTCGTGGTGCTTCCTCATCGCAGGCCGGGACACGGGGGAGAAGGCGATGGAGAGGCTGAGGGCCATGGAGGCGTCGAACGACGGGTTCGAGCTGGCGAGGAGGGATCTCGAACTGCGCGGCCCGGGAGACCTGTTCGGCACCAGGCAGTCCGGTCTGCCCGAGTTCCGGGTGGCAGACCTGATGACCGACTCCGACCTCCTGGAGCGGGCCTCCGCTCTCGCATCGGCGCATCCGCCCGGCGAGGGCGCCCTGTCGGAGATGAACTGGCGGTTCGGTGCGGAGCAGGGGCACCATGCGTGA
- a CDS encoding tetratricopeptide repeat protein — MDQVSLKELQQAVASDPGDIESRLLLARRYMEDHAPRKAIGMLEQVTRLDPGHAEAWLRTGLCWGMAILENLPPVELWGEEKDEELMVENALHALEKAIEFDPEMTSAFNAMARIFVIRGQDEEAVELFSQSLQLDPSQLDVVDELKEITGTPAWELLDKETDMGDEEDSF; from the coding sequence ATGGACCAGGTTTCGCTCAAGGAGCTACAGCAGGCGGTCGCCAGCGACCCGGGAGACATAGAATCCCGCCTACTGCTCGCAAGGCGGTACATGGAGGACCACGCGCCCCGGAAGGCGATCGGGATGCTCGAGCAGGTGACGCGGCTCGATCCCGGACACGCCGAGGCCTGGCTCCGCACCGGGCTCTGCTGGGGAATGGCCATCCTCGAGAACCTTCCTCCCGTAGAGCTCTGGGGGGAGGAGAAGGACGAGGAGCTGATGGTCGAAAACGCCCTCCACGCCCTCGAGAAGGCCATTGAGTTCGATCCCGAGATGACCTCCGCCTTCAATGCCATGGCCAGGATCTTCGTGATCCGCGGGCAGGACGAGGAGGCCGTGGAGCTCTTCTCCCAGTCGCTCCAGCTCGATCCCTCCCAGCTCGACGTCGTCGACGAGCTGAAGGAGATCACCGGCACCCCCGCATGGGAGCTCTTGGACAAGGAGACCGACATGGGCGACGAGGAGGACTCCTTCTAG